The proteins below are encoded in one region of Apium graveolens cultivar Ventura chromosome 4, ASM990537v1, whole genome shotgun sequence:
- the LOC141721339 gene encoding putative long-chain-alcohol O-fatty-acyltransferase 5, producing the protein MEGEIKNLSYVCSLIIASLSYCYFVSSKISPGKLRFVSVLPIFCLFTILPYYLSSAFNIALITFFTTWLSNFKLLLFCFGHGPLSSHNHSFGFFISIASLPIRIKRSTTSNNTATKVLPLNFSVQVLGFAIIVKVLCSYREGLQQKLVQCLYCCLCFLLIDILIAVSSTLVWALVGVELEPASNEPYLSTSLQDFWGKRWNLTVTTTLRETVYQPVRKALEKVTGKDLAPVPAVIATFLVSGLMHELLFCNVIRVYPTWEMTLFFVLHGICVVAEVGLKNWVQGRGWQLPWVLSTGLTVGFVVGTSLWLFFPPLIRNGADTKVLEEMTFFAKFVWSHLTKLFSSIHK; encoded by the coding sequence ATGGAAGGTGAAATCAAGAATTTAAGCTATGTATGCTCATTAATCATAGCTTCTCTTTCTTATTGTTACTTTGTTTCATCCAAAATTTCACCTGGTAAATTAAGATTTGTATCTGTATTACCCATCTTCTGCCTTTTCACCATCTTACCTTATTATCTCTCCTCTGCTTTCAACATTGCCCTGATAACTTTCTTTACTACTTGGCTTTCAAATTTCAAGCTCCTCCTCTTTTGCTTTGGCCATGGCCCACTTTCATCCCACAATCACTCTTTCGGCTTCTTCATCTCCATAGCTTCCCTTCCCATCAGAATCAAGCGAAGTACGACGAGTAATAACACTGCGACAAAAGTACTGCCTCTGAATTTCTCTGTACAAGTACTCGGGTTTGCGATAATAGTTAAGGTATTGTGTAGTTACAGAGAAGGATTGCAGCAGAAGCTGGTTCAGTGTCTGTATTGTTGTCTTTGCTTTCTGTTGATAGATATCCTCATTGCTGTATCCAGCACACTGGTTTGGGCCCTGGTGGGAGTTGAACTCGAGCCAGCCTCGAATGAGCCGTATCTGTCAACATCTCTCCAAGACTTTTGGGGAAAAAGATGGAACCTCACTGTAACCACTACTCTACGGGAGACTGTATACCAGCCTGTCAGGAAAGCGCTTGAAAAAGTTACAGGGAAAGACTTGGCTCCGGTGCCTGCAGTGATAGCAACATTTCTAGTATCAGGATTGATGCACGAGCTGTTATTCTGCAACGTCATACGTGTGTATCCAACATGGGAGATGACGCTGTTTTTTGTGTTGCATGGAATATGTGTAGTGGCGGAGGTAGGGCTAAAGAATTGGGTGCAGGGGCGGGGATGGCAGCTCCCGTGGGTGTTGTCGACGGGACTGACAGTGGGATTTGTGGTAGGGACGAGTCTCTGGCTATTTTTCCCACCATTAATAAGGAATGGTGCAGATACAAAAGTGCTGGAGGAGATGACATTTTTTGCCAAGTTTGTGTGGAGTCACCTAACCAAGCTATTCTCGTCCATTCATAAATAA